CAAACACTGGCGCGAGAAGCATCCCTATCAGGCGCCGGCGCTGCGGCCGTCCAGGATGGAGTTCGAGGAATTCGTGCACGCCTTTGGCGGCGTGTTCGAGCATTCGCCCTGGATTGCCGAGCGCGCCTACGAACTGGAGCTTGGGCCGGCGCATGACAGCGCGGGCGGCCTGCACAACGCGCTCTGCCGGGTCTTCCGCGCGGCGACGGAGGCCGAGCGTCTTTCCGTGCTCAACGCCCATCCCGACCTTGCGGGCAAGCTGGCGGCGGCCAAGCGGCTGACGCCGGAATCGGCCAGGGAGCAGGCCTCCGCCGGGCTCGACGCGCTGACCGACAAGGAGCGCGAGCTGTTCTCGAAACTCAACGCCGCGTATGTCACCACCTTCGGCTTTCCCTTCATCATCGCGGTCAAGGGCAAGTCCAAGGACGAAATCCTGGCGGAGTTCGAGGCGCGGATCGGCAACAGCCGCGGCACCGAGTTGGAAACCGCCTGCAAACAGGTCGAACGCATCGCGTTGCTTCGCCTGAAAGACATGCTCCCACTCTGATGTTTGTTTTTACGCAATTCCGGACGGAAGGCTTGGGCGAAGTCGCCGAATCCAACCCCTTTACACTGGAATTGCTCTGAGGGTCAGGACCCCATGGATATGATCAAGACTGCCGAGCGAACCTATTACGCGCCGCAGGGTGGCCATCCCGGCCAGAACGAGCTTTTGACCGGCCGCGCCGTCTTCACCGAAGCCTATGCGGTCATTCCCAAAGGCGTCATGCAGGACATCGTCACCAGTCCGCTGCCGTTCTGGGACAAGACCAGGGCCTGGATCATCGCAAGGCCGCTTTCGGGCTTCGCCGAGACTTTTTCGCAATATATCGTCGAGGTCCTGCCGGGCGGCGGCAGCGACCGGCCCGAACTCGACGCCGGCGCCGAGGGCGTGCTGTTCGTCGTCGAAGGCGAGATCACCGTTTCGCTGGCCGGCAAAAAGCATGTACTTGCCCCCGGCGGCTTCGCCTTCCTGCCGCCGTCCAGCGGCTGGACGGTGCGCAACGAGAGCGGCGCCGCTGCCCGATTCCACTGGATCCGCAAGGCCTATGAGGCTGTC
This region of Mesorhizobium sp. M2A.F.Ca.ET.046.03.2.1 genomic DNA includes:
- a CDS encoding bifunctional allantoicase/(S)-ureidoglycine aminohydrolase codes for the protein MDMIKTAERTYYAPQGGHPGQNELLTGRAVFTEAYAVIPKGVMQDIVTSPLPFWDKTRAWIIARPLSGFAETFSQYIVEVLPGGGSDRPELDAGAEGVLFVVEGEITVSLAGKKHVLAPGGFAFLPPSSGWTVRNESGAAARFHWIRKAYEAVDGLDVPEAFFSSDQDVALSPMPGTEGRWATTRFVDPADMRHDMHVTIVTLKPGAVIPFAETHVMEHGLYVLEGKAVYRLNQDWVEVEAGDFMWLRAFCPQACYAGGPGNFRYLLYKDVNRHARLNGYLGGGYLGGKAR